AAAAAAATAATTTTATATTCACTTGGTACATCCTTTAAAAGAATGTGCCAAGTGAAAATATTGAGATATTTAATCGTTATGATATGGTTTTCCCTGTAAAATCTGATCAGCACGATACAACTGCTCCACAATAAACAAGCGGATCATTTGATGGGTAAATGTCATTTTAGATAATGACATTTTTTCATTGGTCCTGTTATAAATTTCATCAGAAAATCCATAGGCTCCCCCAATTAAAAGATGAATCTTTTTTACAGAGGAATTCATCCACATATCTATTTTTTGTGCAAATTCACGGCTGGTAAACTGTTTTCCTTTCTCGTCCAGAATCACAACCAGATCATTTTTATCAATGTGGTTCAGAAAAAGTTTTGCT
Above is a genomic segment from Chryseobacterium geocarposphaerae containing:
- a CDS encoding 23S rRNA (pseudouridine(1915)-N(3))-methyltransferase RlmH, producing the protein MQINLLCIGKTDDKEITSLISYYLKRLPKHWNFEIIEIPDVKNAKNLTPDLLKKEEAKLFLNHIDKNDLVVILDEKGKQFTSREFAQKIDMWMNSSVKKIHLLIGGAYGFSDEIYNRTNEKMSLSKMTFTHQMIRLFIVEQLYRADQILQGKPYHND